In the genome of Paenibacillus sp. FSL R5-0766, one region contains:
- a CDS encoding class I SAM-dependent methyltransferase codes for MEKLLDIAKIPEPFEEGSVQIWLDSNRADFVLKAHFDENIPGGSKGNDFIDETVNFISEIAPLTKYKKIIDLGCGPGLYSQSLAARGYEVVGVDFNEKSIEYAVHEAQKKGLIIDYRIEDMTNIEIEQEFDLALLIYEIYSVFNPENRRKILSNIHRGLKSEGLVLLDVLSENSYEKFEQNFMWGLTRKDNPFSDNKHLSLFASIKYPDHVTLSKNVLVFGDGELVNYHYWNQHFTIESLEKEVNDAGFTLEKIYADVNGGEYQAEGESFAAVLKKK; via the coding sequence ATGGAGAAATTACTGGATATAGCTAAAATTCCCGAGCCATTTGAGGAAGGATCAGTACAAATCTGGCTTGACTCAAACCGTGCTGACTTTGTTTTGAAAGCTCATTTTGATGAAAATATTCCTGGTGGAAGCAAGGGGAACGATTTTATTGATGAAACTGTTAATTTTATTAGCGAAATTGCACCGTTGACGAAGTATAAAAAGATCATTGATTTAGGTTGTGGCCCAGGCCTGTATTCCCAAAGTTTAGCTGCTAGGGGATATGAGGTTGTTGGTGTGGATTTTAATGAAAAATCAATTGAATACGCAGTTCACGAAGCCCAAAAAAAGGGTTTAATAATAGATTACAGAATCGAAGATATGACTAACATTGAGATTGAACAGGAGTTTGATCTTGCTCTACTAATCTATGAAATCTATAGTGTCTTTAATCCGGAAAACAGAAGAAAAATACTTAGCAATATCCATCGTGGTTTAAAGTCCGAAGGATTAGTTCTATTAGATGTGTTATCGGAGAATAGTTACGAAAAATTTGAGCAAAATTTTATGTGGGGTTTAACTAGAAAAGATAATCCATTTTCGGATAATAAACATTTATCTTTATTTGCTTCAATAAAATACCCTGATCATGTGACTTTGTCAAAAAATGTTCTCGTTTTTGGAGATGGTGAGCTAGTTAATTATCACTACTGGAATCAACATTTTACGATTGAAAGTCTGGAAAAAGAAGTGAATGATGCCGGATTTACTCTCGAAAAAATATACGCAGATGTGAATGGCGGAGAGTATCAAGCGGAGGGTGAGTCTTTCGCGGCGGTTTTAAAGAAGAAATAA
- a CDS encoding class III lanthipeptide, producing the protein MNAVLELQKLAKDKEGKGQAVDGTITTTWTVTTFLSTISNSC; encoded by the coding sequence ATGAATGCAGTATTGGAATTGCAAAAATTAGCAAAAGACAAAGAAGGTAAAGGCCAAGCTGTGGATGGAACAATTACAACCACATGGACTGTAACTACGTTCCTTTCAACAATCAGTAACAGCTGTTAA
- a CDS encoding amidohydrolase, whose protein sequence is MKQAYWLTNVTVERSYIREVQQVTGTRTSPAHLRIEDGVIAAIVEGNNPLSSDLPQVDAKGLLLLPSFEEAHIHLDKTYYDGPWTAVKRISSIFERIEEEKVLLPKLLPDAQRQAESILTLIQGYGSTYVRSHCNIEPVSGLKRLEATRQALESFSGKISSEIVAFPQHGLLRSHSVELMGQAMKEGATHVGGLDPHTVDEQIEKSLDAMVELAVQHQAGIDIHLHDGGQAGKQTLLELANLTEAAGLQGKVTVSHAFWFARAEQQEAEDMAQRMASLGMSIASTVPIGRTMMPLPMLHRMGVNVKLATDSLTDHWSPFGNGDMLEKAGRFAELYGYSDELSLSQSLAFVTGGITPLDLQGEQVWPKVGDTASFVLVHASCSAEAVARRSARQAVWYKGQLVSGSTAD, encoded by the coding sequence ATGAAGCAGGCTTATTGGTTAACAAACGTGACTGTGGAGCGGAGTTATATTCGGGAAGTGCAACAGGTGACGGGGACACGGACAAGCCCCGCTCATCTGCGGATTGAAGATGGAGTGATCGCAGCAATCGTGGAAGGAAACAACCCGCTGTCTAGCGATCTACCACAAGTAGATGCCAAGGGACTTCTGCTGTTACCTTCGTTCGAGGAGGCACATATTCATCTGGATAAAACCTACTACGATGGGCCGTGGACAGCCGTTAAACGTATCTCCAGTATTTTCGAACGTATTGAAGAAGAGAAGGTTCTGTTGCCCAAGCTGCTACCAGATGCCCAGCGTCAAGCGGAGAGTATTCTGACCTTGATCCAGGGGTACGGCTCCACTTATGTACGTAGTCATTGCAATATTGAACCCGTCAGTGGCTTGAAAAGACTGGAAGCGACGCGGCAGGCTCTGGAATCATTTTCGGGCAAAATCTCTTCGGAGATCGTGGCTTTCCCGCAGCATGGACTGCTTCGCTCCCATTCAGTGGAGCTTATGGGCCAAGCGATGAAGGAAGGGGCAACGCATGTGGGCGGACTTGATCCTCATACGGTGGACGAACAGATCGAGAAATCACTGGACGCCATGGTTGAACTGGCTGTTCAGCACCAGGCGGGCATCGATATTCATCTGCATGATGGCGGGCAGGCCGGCAAACAAACGCTGCTGGAACTCGCAAATCTGACCGAAGCAGCAGGGCTTCAGGGTAAAGTTACGGTAAGTCATGCGTTCTGGTTCGCCCGCGCAGAGCAGCAGGAAGCAGAAGATATGGCGCAGCGAATGGCCTCGCTTGGGATGAGCATTGCTTCCACGGTGCCCATTGGCAGAACGATGATGCCTCTTCCCATGCTCCACCGTATGGGCGTGAACGTGAAGCTGGCCACAGACAGCTTGACGGATCATTGGTCTCCTTTTGGCAATGGGGATATGCTTGAGAAAGCGGGACGCTTCGCAGAACTGTACGGATATAGTGACGAACTGTCCTTATCTCAATCTTTGGCATTCGTAACAGGGGGTATCACACCGCTGGATTTACAAGGGGAACAGGTATGGCCGAAGGTAGGAGACACCGCGAGTTTTGTATTGGTGCATGCGAGTTGTTCGGCGGAAGCCGTTGCGCGGCGATCTGCGCGGCAGGCTGTATGGTACAAGGGGCAATTGGTCAGCGGATCAACAGCGGATTGA
- the lanKC gene encoding class III lanthionine synthetase LanKC codes for MEGNMLYNLYLKPNSEYYGKLENDAKKQNRYELGDIPDTYAVISDRESVWKHYHVKGSRLPDQGWKIHVTALFEESQNLLDQVSKLCIDERIEFKHLKDRQSFIKTNSKNANRASSGKFITIYPVNNNVFVKLLDMLCLATQGFKKGAYILSDKRWKNSNVFYRYGGFRSVYNEYGEHCIKDEQGNLVKDERTPFYQVPDFVKDFDDYLNSLNYSDDLETKGDGNLERYEIESALSYSNAGGVYRATRKKDNLNVIIKEARPNAGLDGSAHDSLSRQIKEYDALAKLKDVTGVVSLIEYFQEWEHYFLVEEFIEGGDLRQWLAQHFPFFRDDERMRNHAANVKKVLLQLFTLIDQMHKKGIAMGDFQPANIMVADDLTVRLIDFETAMHVTSKDKPTMMTIGFASQEMKISGARDWFGLKKLTKYLALPVLSSEVLDEYLQYNHFRWIKEIYEDSFYQFIVDLQEKCDQKIRNYQEYFPKEMVLSDKTSDFNISSITKKLIEGMQDNLTNDERFVHGDIRQFEMNGGKFNFLTGGTGAAFTLIKNNTNSLEVDKWIQDFLLGNLNTIEANGMFDGKTGILALLYETGYEAVVLNELKNIRANMNESNISLRSGLSGIGLFVISLYIETENDEYLQFAKEIEESIERNRNNDARFNTNDWMAVGIGVIDGLSGVSLFYSAMYSITDDKQYLERARQLIKEDLEKTIFDEVTGSLQTLDNRNRQLPYLSGGSIGIGIAIWFLNHVSGEEAYQEEINAITKLSQICSTISGGLFDGAGSFLLIPSLMKNNGDREVIIKEVLSLLNLFLIDKNGYYVYPGQFSYRLADDVYTGSSGIILALMGIVKDNPLYWLPLVNSNEFLTRTKAHDVSVTS; via the coding sequence ATGGAAGGAAATATGCTATACAATCTATATTTAAAACCAAACTCGGAATATTACGGTAAATTGGAGAATGATGCAAAAAAGCAGAATAGGTATGAACTTGGTGACATTCCTGATACATATGCGGTTATCTCAGATCGTGAATCGGTTTGGAAGCACTATCATGTTAAAGGTTCACGACTTCCTGATCAGGGATGGAAAATTCATGTTACAGCGTTATTCGAAGAATCACAGAACCTGTTAGATCAGGTTTCTAAATTATGTATAGATGAGCGGATTGAGTTCAAGCACCTCAAGGATAGACAAAGTTTTATCAAAACGAATTCGAAGAATGCCAATCGTGCTTCTTCGGGGAAGTTTATAACAATATACCCTGTGAATAACAATGTCTTTGTAAAATTGTTAGACATGTTATGTCTAGCAACCCAAGGGTTTAAGAAAGGCGCGTATATACTTAGTGATAAGAGATGGAAAAATAGTAATGTATTTTACAGATATGGTGGATTCAGAAGTGTATATAATGAATATGGAGAACATTGTATTAAGGATGAACAAGGTAATCTAGTTAAAGATGAGAGAACGCCCTTTTATCAGGTTCCTGATTTTGTGAAAGATTTTGATGATTATCTGAATTCACTAAATTATTCTGATGATCTGGAAACTAAAGGGGATGGCAATTTAGAGCGATATGAGATTGAAAGTGCACTTAGCTATAGTAATGCGGGTGGGGTATACCGTGCGACTCGAAAGAAAGATAACCTGAATGTGATTATCAAGGAAGCCAGACCAAATGCTGGTTTGGACGGTTCAGCTCATGACTCCTTATCGAGACAGATAAAGGAATATGATGCTTTAGCGAAGCTTAAAGATGTAACGGGCGTTGTAAGTTTAATAGAGTATTTTCAAGAATGGGAGCACTACTTTTTGGTGGAGGAATTCATTGAAGGAGGAGACTTAAGGCAGTGGCTCGCTCAACACTTTCCATTCTTTAGAGACGATGAGCGTATGCGTAATCATGCCGCAAATGTTAAAAAGGTATTGTTGCAACTTTTTACACTGATAGATCAGATGCATAAAAAAGGAATAGCCATGGGTGATTTTCAGCCAGCGAATATAATGGTGGCTGATGACTTAACCGTGAGGCTAATTGATTTTGAAACAGCTATGCATGTAACCTCCAAAGACAAACCCACTATGATGACCATCGGATTCGCATCCCAGGAAATGAAGATCAGTGGAGCGAGAGATTGGTTTGGATTAAAGAAATTAACAAAGTATCTGGCTCTTCCAGTGTTATCTTCGGAAGTTTTAGATGAGTACCTACAATACAATCACTTCAGATGGATAAAAGAGATTTATGAAGACTCATTTTACCAATTTATTGTAGATTTACAGGAGAAATGTGACCAAAAAATAAGAAATTACCAAGAGTATTTTCCTAAAGAAATGGTCCTTTCTGATAAAACAAGTGACTTTAACATCTCCTCAATCACGAAGAAATTAATAGAGGGCATGCAGGATAATTTAACAAATGATGAAAGATTTGTTCATGGAGATATCCGCCAGTTTGAGATGAATGGGGGTAAATTCAACTTTTTAACTGGTGGGACTGGTGCTGCTTTTACACTTATCAAAAATAATACGAACTCTCTAGAAGTCGATAAGTGGATCCAAGACTTTTTGTTAGGAAATTTAAATACTATTGAAGCCAATGGTATGTTTGATGGGAAAACAGGGATATTGGCTTTATTGTATGAAACAGGTTATGAGGCAGTTGTCTTAAATGAATTGAAGAACATAAGAGCTAATATGAACGAATCCAATATTTCTTTGCGCTCAGGTCTTTCAGGAATAGGACTGTTCGTCATTAGTTTATATATCGAGACAGAAAACGATGAATATTTACAGTTTGCGAAGGAAATTGAAGAGTCAATTGAAAGAAATCGAAATAACGATGCGCGGTTTAACACGAATGATTGGATGGCAGTAGGGATAGGAGTAATTGATGGGTTATCAGGTGTCTCTCTCTTTTATTCCGCCATGTATTCCATCACGGATGATAAACAGTATTTGGAGAGAGCTAGACAATTAATAAAGGAGGATCTAGAAAAAACAATATTTGATGAGGTAACCGGCTCCCTACAAACATTGGATAATCGAAATCGTCAATTGCCCTATCTTTCAGGAGGGTCGATTGGAATTGGAATTGCAATATGGTTTCTAAATCATGTAAGTGGAGAAGAGGCTTATCAAGAAGAAATCAATGCGATTACAAAGTTGTCACAGATCTGTTCCACTATTAGTGGTGGGTTGTTCGATGGGGCAGGAAGCTTCCTTTTAATTCCTTCTTTGATGAAAAATAACGGGGATCGTGAAGTAATTATTAAAGAGGTATTGAGCCTGCTTAATTTATTCTTAATTGATAAAAATGGATATTATGTATACCCGGGTCAATTCTCATATAGGCTAGCGGATGATGTGTATACAGGTAGCTCGGGAATAATACTGGCATTGATGGGGATCGTCAAAGATAACCCGCTCTATTGGTTGCCACTAGTCAATTCAAATGAATTTCTGACAAGAACTAAAGCTCACGATGTTTCAGTAACGAGTTAA
- a CDS encoding ABC-2 transporter permease, protein MNGLLLTSYYLVYRSSFLYTGLAILLSVIILTFADASMHRLVALLNILLMVMSALDVIKFEGKSGYDKYVLTLPVSRSTIVQSHYLFYFLVVIYGVILSYSIFYIYDLVSGTPINEMSDSIFFGIFAVLLTGAINFPLYYIFGPEKSDSITLGSVGGAILITIVSQSLVGYVASFFNPNNPDLLAPIIYLIFGVIVYIVSLWSAILIYRRKEF, encoded by the coding sequence ATGAACGGTTTATTATTGACAAGTTATTATTTAGTTTATCGGAGTTCCTTTTTATATACGGGACTGGCCATACTGTTATCGGTCATCATTTTAACATTTGCAGATGCCTCTATGCATCGGTTAGTTGCACTGTTAAATATCTTGCTTATGGTGATGTCTGCCCTTGACGTAATCAAATTCGAGGGTAAGTCGGGTTATGATAAATATGTTCTTACTCTACCTGTCAGTAGAAGTACTATTGTACAAAGTCACTACCTCTTCTATTTTTTGGTGGTAATTTACGGAGTTATACTATCGTATAGCATCTTTTATATATATGATCTGGTGTCAGGCACGCCGATCAATGAGATGTCCGATTCTATCTTTTTTGGGATTTTCGCAGTTCTTCTCACTGGTGCAATAAACTTTCCACTGTACTACATCTTTGGTCCAGAAAAATCGGATTCCATTACATTGGGGAGTGTAGGTGGGGCGATATTGATTACGATTGTTTCACAAAGCTTGGTTGGTTATGTGGCATCATTCTTTAACCCGAACAATCCAGATCTACTTGCCCCGATTATTTACTTAATATTTGGTGTTATTGTCTATATTGTATCTTTATGGTCTGCTATTCTAATATACCGAAGGAAAGAATTTTAA
- a CDS encoding pitrilysin family protein: MNELHPIIYEGLEETIYYKKLPNGLEVYIHPKKDFHKTVATFTTKYGSIDNKFSPEGKDYFVQFPDGIAHFLEHKMFECEKWDAFHKFAEQGAFVNAFTGFTRTAYTLSATSRIKENLTTLLDFVQEPYFTDETVEKEKGIIEQEIKMYDDNPDWRARFGVLDNLYKSHPVKIDLAGTIPSIQQITKEDLYTCYNTFYHPSNMLLFVIGPVVPEEILRLVRSNQEQKEFPETKKIRRFFPEEGAAVNKSSSVIKLPVPIPKVFIGYKESFPIKQGQEILKYELSLNVLLELMFGSGSEAYEKMYENGYVDKSFNFEYTHEKNFGFSIIGGNSYSPEDVIKIISETIEKFKKDSINQDDAERVINKEIGAFLSAINSPQFIANQFTRYRFNDLDLFDVLPTLESLTASDLEDVLHVHFSDDSRTTLIVKDK; encoded by the coding sequence GTGAATGAATTGCACCCCATTATTTATGAGGGATTAGAAGAAACCATATATTATAAAAAGCTCCCCAATGGCCTTGAAGTGTACATACATCCCAAGAAAGACTTCCATAAAACAGTTGCTACATTCACAACTAAGTACGGTTCGATAGATAACAAATTTTCACCTGAAGGAAAAGATTATTTTGTTCAATTCCCGGATGGAATAGCCCATTTTTTAGAACATAAGATGTTTGAATGTGAAAAATGGGATGCATTTCATAAATTTGCAGAGCAAGGAGCCTTTGTTAATGCATTCACCGGTTTCACTCGTACAGCGTATACATTATCGGCTACATCTCGCATAAAAGAGAATCTCACAACTCTTCTTGATTTTGTTCAGGAACCCTATTTTACAGATGAAACGGTAGAAAAGGAAAAAGGTATCATTGAACAGGAAATAAAAATGTATGACGATAATCCAGACTGGCGTGCACGATTTGGTGTTCTGGATAATCTGTATAAGAGTCATCCAGTTAAAATCGATCTTGCAGGAACAATTCCTTCTATTCAACAAATTACAAAAGAGGATTTGTACACTTGCTATAATACATTTTATCACCCGAGCAACATGTTGCTGTTCGTTATTGGACCTGTAGTTCCTGAAGAAATTTTAAGGCTTGTTCGAAGCAACCAGGAGCAAAAAGAATTTCCGGAAACTAAAAAGATTCGCCGTTTTTTTCCTGAAGAAGGTGCTGCAGTGAACAAAAGCTCAAGTGTTATAAAATTGCCAGTTCCGATTCCTAAAGTTTTTATTGGATACAAAGAATCATTTCCGATAAAACAAGGACAAGAGATACTTAAATATGAGTTGTCATTAAATGTTTTGCTTGAGTTGATGTTCGGAAGCGGTTCAGAAGCTTATGAGAAAATGTATGAGAATGGTTATGTGGACAAATCATTTAATTTCGAATATACACATGAAAAGAATTTTGGGTTTTCGATCATAGGTGGAAACAGTTATTCGCCTGAAGACGTAATTAAAATTATAAGTGAAACCATCGAGAAATTTAAAAAGGACTCCATCAATCAAGACGATGCAGAACGTGTTATTAACAAAGAGATTGGTGCATTTTTAAGTGCCATTAACTCGCCTCAATTTATCGCTAATCAATTTACACGTTATCGTTTTAATGACTTGGACTTATTTGACGTATTGCCAACACTTGAGAGCTTAACAGCATCTGATCTTGAAGATGTACTGCATGTACACTTTTCGGATGATTCAAGAACAACATTAATTGTAAAGGACAAATAG
- a CDS encoding class III lanthipeptide, whose protein sequence is MNAVLELQKLSNNKEGKGHAVEATVTTITVTIFLSTLSNHC, encoded by the coding sequence ATGAATGCAGTGTTGGAATTGCAGAAATTATCCAATAACAAAGAGGGCAAAGGTCATGCCGTGGAAGCAACAGTAACAACAATTACAGTAACCATTTTTCTTTCAACATTAAGTAATCATTGCTAA
- a CDS encoding ABC transporter ATP-binding protein: MSNLLEIKNVRKSYGNKVVLKGISFNVPSGSIVGFIGDNGAGKSTTFKIVLGLISNDDGMVNIFGEENINKNPKIKEKIGVVFDAANLPAHLTIKQLNKVFGKLFDSWDQDNFHRLVSSFSLPVDKKVNEFSRGMSMKLSVAVALSHNAQLLLLDEATGGLDSSSREEMLNELKSFASKENGGILLSSHIMSDIEKIATHLVIIKEGEILLNAEKDEVFENYTIVDMDMEKLNSLNQDIVVAKRNLDTYYSVLVSDKKQLPHDLVTKPISMDDISLLLTRSNE; this comes from the coding sequence ATGTCAAATCTTTTAGAAATTAAAAATGTTAGAAAATCCTATGGAAACAAGGTTGTCTTAAAGGGGATTTCATTTAATGTCCCATCCGGATCAATTGTTGGTTTTATTGGCGATAACGGTGCGGGGAAATCAACAACATTCAAAATTGTATTAGGGTTAATTTCCAATGACGATGGCATGGTGAACATATTTGGAGAAGAAAATATAAATAAAAACCCTAAAATCAAAGAGAAGATTGGCGTCGTATTTGATGCAGCTAATCTACCGGCTCATCTTACAATAAAGCAACTGAATAAAGTTTTTGGCAAATTGTTTGATTCTTGGGATCAGGATAACTTTCATCGTTTAGTTAGTTCTTTTTCTCTTCCTGTAGATAAAAAGGTAAATGAATTTTCACGTGGGATGTCAATGAAACTGTCAGTTGCTGTTGCATTATCGCATAATGCACAATTATTGCTTCTTGACGAAGCGACGGGAGGGCTTGACTCCTCATCAAGAGAAGAGATGTTAAATGAGTTAAAAAGTTTTGCCAGCAAAGAAAACGGGGGTATATTACTTTCCTCTCATATAATGAGTGATATTGAGAAAATAGCTACTCATCTTGTCATTATAAAGGAAGGTGAAATTTTGCTGAATGCAGAGAAAGATGAAGTTTTTGAAAACTATACAATTGTAGATATGGACATGGAAAAACTTAATTCACTTAACCAAGATATCGTGGTTGCCAAAAGAAACCTTGATACGTATTACAGTGTACTTGTATCCGATAAAAAGCAATTACCGCATGATCTGGTGACGAAGCCCATCTCAATGGATGACATCAGCTTATTATTAACAAGGAGTAATGAATAA